A genome region from Blautia coccoides includes the following:
- a CDS encoding ABC transporter ATP-binding protein has protein sequence MSEMVLKCENLVKQYKDKRALDNVSLTLERGKIYGLIGRNGAGKTTLLSILTAQNPATHGTVTLGGQPVWENEASLSHLCFSREINANVNASGVGGLKIKDYLKMAETYLPHWDKEMADHLLDIFHLDRKKRISKLSKGMTSMVTIIVALASKADFTLLDEPVAGLDVVAREQFYRILLEEYTETGRTFVISTHIIEEAADLFEEVIILHDGKMMLKENTQELLESCVHVSGREEDVDAATEGLTKYREETIGRSKSVTVKLEPGQRVEGSDNISVQPMNLQKIFVSMCGGEV, from the coding sequence ATGAGTGAGATGGTATTAAAATGTGAGAATCTGGTAAAACAGTATAAGGATAAAAGGGCACTGGACAACGTAAGCCTTACACTGGAAAGAGGAAAGATATATGGCCTGATCGGAAGAAACGGCGCAGGCAAGACAACGCTTCTGTCCATTTTGACGGCACAGAACCCGGCTACACACGGAACCGTAACACTGGGCGGACAGCCGGTATGGGAAAATGAAGCGTCACTATCCCATCTCTGTTTTTCAAGGGAGATCAATGCAAATGTAAACGCAAGTGGAGTGGGAGGGCTGAAAATAAAGGATTATCTTAAAATGGCAGAGACTTATTTGCCTCATTGGGATAAAGAAATGGCAGACCATCTTCTTGATATTTTCCACCTGGACAGGAAAAAGAGGATTTCAAAACTGTCAAAGGGAATGACTTCCATGGTTACCATAATCGTAGCACTTGCCAGCAAAGCGGATTTTACACTGCTGGATGAACCGGTTGCAGGGCTTGACGTAGTGGCGAGAGAACAGTTCTACAGGATCCTGCTGGAGGAATATACGGAGACAGGGCGCACCTTTGTTATATCCACACATATTATTGAGGAGGCAGCAGACCTTTTTGAAGAAGTCATCATTCTGCATGACGGCAAAATGATGCTGAAGGAGAACACCCAGGAACTTCTGGAGAGCTGTGTACATGTGAGCGGCAGAGAGGAAGATGTTGACGCGGCAACAGAGGGATTGACAAAATATAGGGAAGAAACGATTGGAAGGAGCAAAAGTGTCACCGTAAAGCTGGAGCCGGGACAGAGAGTTGAGGGTTCAGACAACATCAGTGTTCAGCCCATGAATCTCCAGAAGATATTTGTGTCCATGTGCGGCGGGGAGGTATGA
- a CDS encoding GntR family transcriptional regulator produces the protein MQELLNQEKSIYLQIKEMIENDIIRDILLEEERVPSTNELAKLYAINPATAAKGVNLLVDEGILYKKRGIGMFVAAGARQVIVRKRKERFFDDYIRSLLTEAASLGITKEELIDMIATGKGEEVK, from the coding sequence TTGCAGGAACTACTGAATCAGGAAAAGTCCATTTATTTACAGATCAAAGAAATGATAGAAAATGATATCATCCGGGATATTCTGCTGGAGGAAGAGCGGGTGCCGAGTACCAATGAACTGGCAAAGCTGTATGCCATCAACCCGGCAACAGCCGCAAAGGGTGTGAATCTGCTGGTAGACGAGGGTATCTTGTATAAGAAAAGGGGGATTGGAATGTTTGTGGCAGCGGGAGCAAGGCAAGTGATCGTGAGGAAGAGAAAAGAGAGATTTTTTGATGATTATATTAGGAGTCTGCTGACAGAAGCAGCCAGTCTTGGGATCACAAAAGAAGAATTGATAGACATGATAGCAACCGGAAAAGGGGAGGAAGTAAAATGA
- a CDS encoding glycoside hydrolase family 172 protein, translating to MFDGLQMNMGNLSRLSDAKTRSVSPENFTGEKGKGGMCPLEEGTAKEAARDLGTGWKVNPYIVIPGESIFTIADIEGPGAIQHIWMTPVGKWRNTIIRIYWDDNPYPSVECPAGDFFCCGWQEYYQISALAVCVNPGSGLNCYWSMPFRKKCRITLENRDEKPVTIYYQIDYILSEVPQDCAYFHAQFRRVNPLPYKTDYVILDGVEGKGQYVGTYLAWGVNNNLWWGEGEIKFFLDGDEQYPTICGTGTEDYFCGSYDFEDPVSHSRYLPFSTPYTGLQVVHTDELYQSQRRFGMYRFHILDPIRFETDLRVTIQALGWREGRRYLPLQDDIASVAFWYQTMPGKEFPKLPHKDYLEII from the coding sequence ATGTTTGATGGATTACAGATGAATATGGGGAATCTTTCGCGTCTTTCAGATGCAAAAACACGCTCTGTCAGTCCGGAAAATTTTACAGGGGAAAAAGGAAAGGGGGGCATGTGCCCCCTGGAGGAAGGAACGGCAAAGGAGGCAGCCAGGGATCTGGGGACAGGATGGAAAGTAAATCCTTATATTGTCATACCGGGCGAATCTATTTTTACAATTGCTGACATAGAAGGGCCTGGTGCTATACAGCATATCTGGATGACTCCCGTGGGAAAGTGGAGGAACACCATCATCCGTATATATTGGGATGACAATCCCTATCCCTCCGTGGAATGTCCGGCCGGTGATTTTTTCTGCTGCGGATGGCAGGAATATTATCAGATTTCCGCACTTGCGGTCTGTGTAAATCCGGGCAGCGGGCTGAATTGTTATTGGAGCATGCCGTTTAGGAAAAAATGCAGGATAACACTGGAAAACAGAGATGAGAAGCCGGTGACAATATACTATCAGATAGACTATATTTTGTCAGAAGTACCTCAGGACTGTGCTTATTTTCATGCCCAGTTCAGAAGGGTAAATCCGCTCCCTTACAAAACGGACTATGTAATCCTCGATGGCGTTGAGGGGAAAGGACAGTATGTGGGAACATATCTGGCGTGGGGAGTAAATAATAACCTGTGGTGGGGAGAGGGAGAGATAAAGTTCTTTTTGGATGGGGATGAACAATATCCCACTATATGCGGAACGGGGACAGAAGATTATTTCTGTGGTTCTTATGATTTTGAAGATCCTGTATCACACAGCCGGTATCTACCTTTTTCTACACCATATACCGGTTTGCAGGTGGTTCATACAGATGAACTGTATCAGTCACAGAGAAGGTTTGGCATGTACCGTTTTCATATCCTGGATCCCATTCGGTTTGAGACAGACCTGAGGGTCACGATCCAGGCACTGGGATGGAGAGAAGGCAGACGTTACCTGCCGCTGCAGGACGATATCGCATCAGTAGCCTTTTGGTACCAAACAATGCCCGGGAAGGAGTTTCCGAAACTTCCCCATAAAGATTATCTGGAAATTATATAA
- a CDS encoding GH116 family glycosyl-hydrolase, with protein MDRFVYKEEKTREISFPLGGIGTGCVGLAGNGQLVDMEIFNRPNKGSHAGMSHFAVKAEAEGNLLDARVINGDSFKPYTGKYNRPHFNSYGFGSDRASLSGIPHFRSCDFKGEFPVAELSFSEEKFPGTLTMTAFNPFIPCNEDDSSIPGAFFEFEIENTADKALDYTVAFTMNNLYAENGGIHTSFTDKGIHVIHMENHGDQGDLCIGTDAEQTSMQQYWYRGNWFDNLMTYWKEFTCPGVLKNRIYEGEKRVSDVNYAADDLAVLAAHIKVKPGDTGKIRFVLTWNRPYYYNYWNPETDEESEKKRAWKNYYARLFKDAKCSSFYALENWDRLYGLTDLFRKTLFHSSMPKEALDAVSANISIIKSPTCIRLEDGSLYGFEGNHIDAGCCEGSCTHVWNYTYAVPFLFPRLERSMRNLEYTYSMHDDGGMGFRLMLPVGRKAWDFRPCADGQFGTVMRVYREYKISGDREWLASLWPNVKKSIEFAWSPENEDRWDHDKDGVLEGRQHHTLDMELFGKNAWLTGMYLGALKAGAAMAEIMGDTNTAEEYLKIFEQGKQTLNSQLFNGEYFIQDIDLKDRKILDVYADGGKSMHNQDIYSAYWNPEQEEIMYQIGEGCGIDQVLAQWHSNLIGLGEIFEEDKVKSALRAVYKYNFICARDHFNPCRLYCIDDEKGLLICSWPEGKEKPFITAPYSEETMHGFEYQAAVHMIQEGMEKEGMDCVKALRDRYDGEKRNPWNEFECGSNYARSMASYALLLTYSGFQFDMGRKLIGFHPIHEQGFTSFWSLDSGWGEVVFADGKKDIKILYGSLNVRCLDLGSAAGEAKQVRIDGQETAFQVEQGIIYLDKDYCAEHLVSVIC; from the coding sequence ATGGACAGATTTGTATATAAAGAAGAAAAGACCAGGGAAATTTCTTTTCCATTGGGGGGAATCGGGACTGGATGCGTAGGGCTGGCGGGTAATGGGCAGCTCGTTGATATGGAAATATTTAACCGTCCAAATAAAGGTTCTCATGCAGGAATGAGTCATTTTGCGGTAAAGGCTGAGGCGGAGGGGAATCTGCTGGATGCCAGAGTCATAAATGGTGACAGTTTTAAGCCATATACAGGAAAATATAACCGGCCTCATTTTAACAGCTATGGATTTGGTTCTGACAGGGCATCTCTTTCAGGGATTCCCCATTTCAGAAGCTGTGACTTCAAAGGCGAGTTTCCTGTGGCAGAGCTGTCGTTCTCAGAGGAAAAGTTCCCTGGAACGCTTACTATGACAGCATTTAATCCATTCATTCCATGTAATGAGGATGATTCCAGCATACCGGGGGCCTTCTTTGAATTCGAGATAGAAAACACAGCCGATAAAGCACTGGACTATACGGTTGCGTTTACTATGAATAATCTCTATGCGGAGAACGGGGGCATCCACACTTCGTTTACAGACAAGGGAATTCATGTGATACATATGGAAAACCATGGAGACCAGGGAGATCTATGTATCGGTACGGACGCAGAACAGACCAGTATGCAGCAGTATTGGTACAGAGGAAACTGGTTTGACAATCTGATGACATACTGGAAAGAGTTTACATGTCCGGGAGTGCTGAAGAACCGTATCTATGAAGGAGAAAAAAGAGTATCCGATGTGAACTATGCTGCGGATGATCTGGCAGTTCTGGCTGCCCATATTAAGGTAAAACCGGGGGATACAGGGAAAATAAGATTCGTGCTTACATGGAACCGGCCGTATTACTATAATTACTGGAATCCGGAGACGGATGAGGAGTCAGAAAAGAAAAGAGCATGGAAGAATTATTATGCCAGACTGTTTAAAGACGCAAAATGCAGTTCATTCTATGCTCTGGAAAATTGGGACAGGCTGTACGGGCTGACAGATTTATTCAGAAAAACCCTGTTTCACTCCTCCATGCCCAAGGAGGCACTGGATGCTGTTTCAGCGAATATTTCGATCATCAAATCTCCCACATGTATCCGTCTGGAAGACGGTTCTCTATATGGGTTTGAGGGAAACCATATAGATGCGGGATGCTGCGAGGGGTCCTGTACACATGTCTGGAACTATACCTATGCGGTTCCTTTCTTATTTCCGAGATTGGAGCGCAGTATGCGGAATCTGGAATATACATACAGTATGCATGATGACGGGGGGATGGGTTTTCGGCTCATGCTTCCGGTGGGCAGAAAGGCATGGGATTTCAGACCCTGCGCAGACGGGCAGTTCGGAACAGTCATGCGCGTATACAGGGAATATAAAATAAGCGGTGACAGGGAATGGCTGGCATCTTTGTGGCCAAATGTTAAGAAAAGCATAGAGTTTGCCTGGTCACCCGAGAATGAAGACAGATGGGATCACGATAAGGATGGGGTGCTGGAGGGCAGGCAGCATCACACACTGGATATGGAGCTGTTTGGAAAAAACGCGTGGCTGACCGGTATGTACCTGGGAGCATTAAAGGCAGGAGCTGCCATGGCAGAGATCATGGGAGATACGAATACGGCAGAGGAGTATCTGAAAATTTTTGAACAGGGGAAACAGACGCTTAACAGCCAGCTCTTTAATGGTGAGTATTTTATTCAGGATATTGATCTGAAAGACAGAAAAATTCTTGATGTCTATGCGGATGGAGGAAAATCCATGCATAACCAGGACATCTACTCAGCTTACTGGAATCCGGAGCAGGAAGAGATCATGTACCAGATTGGGGAGGGATGCGGTATTGACCAGGTTCTTGCCCAGTGGCATTCCAATCTTATCGGATTGGGAGAGATATTTGAAGAAGACAAGGTGAAATCAGCTCTGCGCGCAGTCTACAAATATAATTTTATATGCGCAAGAGACCATTTTAACCCCTGTCGCCTCTACTGTATTGATGATGAGAAGGGACTGCTGATCTGCAGTTGGCCGGAAGGAAAGGAAAAACCATTTATCACGGCTCCTTATTCAGAGGAGACGATGCATGGTTTTGAATATCAGGCTGCTGTCCATATGATACAGGAAGGTATGGAGAAAGAGGGGATGGATTGCGTCAAAGCCTTGAGAGACAGATATGACGGGGAGAAGAGGAATCCCTGGAATGAGTTCGAGTGTGGGAGTAATTATGCCCGGTCCATGGCCAGCTACGCTCTGCTGCTTACATACAGCGGATTTCAGTTCGATATGGGAAGAAAACTGATCGGATTTCACCCAATCCATGAACAAGGGTTTACCTCCTTCTGGTCTCTTGACAGCGGCTGGGGAGAAGTTGTTTTTGCGGATGGAAAAAAGGATATTAAAATTTTGTACGGCAGTTTGAATGTGCGCTGTCTGGATCTTGGCAGTGCTGCCGGTGAAGCCAAACAGGTCAGAATAGACGGACAGGAGACAGCGTTTCAGGTGGAGCAGGGAATCATTTATCTGGATAAGGATTACTGTGCAGAGCATTTGGTATCTGTTATCTGCTGA
- a CDS encoding carbohydrate ABC transporter permease, with product MTTNRQKMEGTFMDKVKKRVRGGSLHIFLILLCILMLLPFCWVISTSLRLPGESFKLPPSFFPTDFCYENYLDVFKKFPFAKFLLNSVIVAVSSVGLNTLVTTMAGYSFARIDFKGKNTVFMIFLAGMMIPAQATMIPVYIVMSKLGLVGSLWALILPAMINPLSIFFVRQFMMTIPDSYEEAAYIDGAGRVQIYARVILPMSKSVIVMTCLLNFLSSWNNFMGPLIYLSDWAKMTLPIGLRVLQGYMGTGSVSVVLAGVAISIIIPTVLYLCGQKYFLQGMTLSGLKS from the coding sequence ATGACTACGAATAGACAAAAAATGGAGGGGACATTTATGGACAAGGTTAAGAAGAGGGTCCGGGGAGGCTCACTGCATATTTTCCTGATACTCCTGTGTATATTGATGCTGCTGCCGTTTTGCTGGGTGATCTCCACATCGCTCAGACTGCCCGGAGAATCATTTAAACTGCCGCCCAGTTTTTTTCCTACGGATTTCTGTTATGAAAACTACTTGGATGTATTTAAGAAATTTCCATTTGCGAAGTTTCTGCTGAACAGTGTTATCGTGGCTGTGTCTTCCGTGGGATTAAATACATTGGTGACCACCATGGCGGGATATTCATTTGCCAGAATAGATTTTAAAGGAAAGAACACGGTATTCATGATTTTTCTGGCAGGCATGATGATTCCCGCGCAGGCTACAATGATACCTGTATATATCGTGATGTCTAAGCTGGGTCTTGTGGGAAGTCTCTGGGCACTGATCCTGCCCGCTATGATAAATCCCCTGTCTATCTTTTTTGTAAGGCAGTTCATGATGACAATACCGGACAGCTATGAGGAGGCAGCATATATAGACGGAGCCGGGAGAGTGCAGATTTACGCAAGAGTCATACTCCCTATGTCAAAATCAGTGATCGTGATGACATGTCTGCTGAATTTTTTGTCCTCCTGGAATAATTTTATGGGGCCTCTGATCTATCTGTCAGATTGGGCAAAAATGACGCTTCCCATTGGTCTTCGGGTTCTGCAGGGATACATGGGGACAGGAAGTGTGTCTGTGGTCCTGGCTGGTGTGGCGATTTCCATCATTATTCCCACTGTTTTATATTTGTGCGGGCAAAAGTATTTTCTGCAGGGTATGACCTTGTCAGGACTAAAGAGTTAA
- a CDS encoding carbohydrate ABC transporter permease, with amino-acid sequence MSSKQMSAFQKKKRQDNIAGYIFLIPAIITFLLFVGGPMIISFVMSFFDYNLIQPPKFIGLRNIRKFMMDPQVRISFANTFKFLLILVPVHCFLGMLLAFAVSCVHHKKMQTVYRSILYFPTVVTTASVAIVWGYMFGTDTGVINYFVRQMGGSNVPWLTDKVMVYVTIAVFSFWKFIGTTFLYYFIGLQNIPDGYYEAAKIDGANTFQIFRRITLPLLSPTMFFVIVTNIIGVFQIFEEPFIITNGGPGTATKTVSFYIYEIAFKQVRTGYGCLVAFSIFLVILAVTIIQFAGQKRWVTYDYE; translated from the coding sequence ATGAGCAGTAAACAGATGTCCGCATTTCAGAAGAAAAAGAGGCAGGATAATATAGCGGGCTACATATTCCTGATTCCGGCTATCATTACATTTCTGCTTTTTGTGGGCGGTCCTATGATCATATCCTTTGTCATGTCATTTTTTGACTATAACCTAATACAGCCGCCAAAGTTTATAGGGCTGAGAAATATCCGGAAGTTCATGATGGACCCGCAGGTACGGATTTCTTTTGCCAATACCTTTAAATTTCTTCTGATACTTGTTCCGGTCCACTGCTTTTTGGGTATGCTGCTGGCATTTGCTGTTTCCTGCGTACATCATAAAAAAATGCAGACCGTATACCGCAGTATCCTTTACTTTCCTACAGTTGTCACCACTGCGTCTGTTGCAATTGTATGGGGTTATATGTTTGGGACAGATACAGGGGTGATCAACTATTTTGTGCGTCAGATGGGAGGCAGCAATGTGCCGTGGCTGACAGATAAGGTCATGGTATATGTAACGATCGCTGTGTTCAGTTTCTGGAAATTCATAGGGACAACATTTCTCTATTATTTTATCGGTCTGCAGAATATACCGGATGGTTATTATGAAGCGGCAAAGATTGATGGAGCCAATACCTTTCAGATCTTCCGCAGGATCACGCTGCCGCTGTTGTCGCCCACTATGTTTTTTGTGATCGTCACAAATATAATAGGAGTTTTTCAAATTTTTGAGGAGCCGTTCATTATCACCAACGGCGGGCCGGGAACAGCGACTAAAACAGTGTCTTTTTACATATATGAGATTGCGTTCAAGCAGGTTCGGACAGGGTATGGGTGTCTGGTAGCTTTCAGCATTTTCCTTGTGATCCTGGCTGTGACCATCATTCAGTTTGCCGGGCAGAAAAGGTGGGTTACCTATGACTACGAATAG
- a CDS encoding ABC transporter substrate-binding protein, translating to MKRKFVAAVLAGIMIFSLAACGDSKGNTQEGGEESSGNKAEPEGQEAEESIVKSGTEGGGDVTLRLAWLGTGQDKETLDKCLQKYTDKTGIGVETVYIPGSWTEYFTKMQTMIAGGDYIDCAYVAIEGFEMFVDTGMAAPIDDWIAGHKEEYQSTVNDIDQNIMDKVTFDGKVYAIPEEWNNVVTHFNTKLLEEAGLSLPAENWTKDEFLDYCDKLTKEKDGVKQYGVYVPDYYFGVEAWLYNNGAGYMNDDFTESTINSPESVEVFQLMQDLIHKYGYAPIPEKNVDAIQQLIDGNVAMGFWGRWPTNNYNANDFKDVAVQYIPSFSQNQPIWGGGGIFTMKESRHSEEAASLANYIGSADFIEEFMAAGAIPVLNSVAKELVPELGYPENNQIFYESASTAKAVHSPVQYPECEALVSRVISDILVNKADVQTTLDAAAEEMNSYLMDNLE from the coding sequence ATGAAGAGAAAATTTGTTGCAGCAGTTCTGGCCGGGATTATGATCTTCAGCCTTGCAGCGTGCGGAGATTCAAAAGGGAACACACAGGAGGGTGGAGAGGAAAGCTCCGGGAATAAGGCTGAGCCGGAAGGACAGGAGGCAGAGGAGAGCATAGTAAAAAGCGGGACAGAAGGCGGCGGTGACGTGACTCTGCGCCTTGCCTGGCTGGGAACCGGACAGGATAAGGAGACATTGGACAAGTGTCTGCAGAAGTATACGGATAAAACAGGTATTGGTGTGGAGACGGTGTATATACCGGGTTCCTGGACTGAATACTTTACTAAAATGCAGACAATGATCGCCGGGGGTGATTATATTGACTGTGCTTATGTGGCGATTGAAGGGTTTGAGATGTTCGTGGATACAGGCATGGCAGCGCCCATTGATGACTGGATAGCCGGCCATAAAGAGGAGTATCAGTCTACGGTGAACGATATTGACCAGAATATCATGGATAAAGTTACATTTGACGGAAAAGTATACGCGATCCCTGAGGAGTGGAACAATGTGGTGACTCACTTTAATACAAAGCTTTTGGAGGAAGCGGGGCTTTCGCTTCCGGCAGAGAATTGGACAAAAGATGAATTTTTAGATTACTGTGATAAGCTGACAAAGGAAAAAGACGGTGTAAAACAATACGGCGTGTATGTGCCTGACTACTATTTTGGTGTGGAGGCATGGCTGTATAACAACGGCGCGGGTTACATGAATGATGATTTTACAGAGAGTACCATCAATTCGCCTGAATCCGTGGAAGTCTTCCAGCTTATGCAGGATCTGATACATAAATACGGATATGCGCCAATTCCGGAAAAGAATGTGGATGCCATCCAGCAGTTGATCGACGGAAATGTTGCTATGGGATTTTGGGGAAGATGGCCGACCAATAATTATAATGCCAACGACTTTAAAGACGTGGCAGTGCAGTATATTCCCAGCTTTTCACAGAACCAGCCAATTTGGGGCGGCGGCGGAATCTTCACCATGAAGGAGTCCAGACATTCGGAGGAAGCGGCATCCCTGGCTAATTACATCGGTTCTGCGGATTTCATTGAAGAGTTTATGGCAGCAGGAGCTATCCCTGTTTTGAACTCCGTGGCAAAAGAGTTGGTGCCGGAGCTTGGGTATCCGGAAAATAACCAGATTTTTTATGAAAGTGCATCCACTGCAAAAGCAGTTCATTCTCCTGTACAGTATCCGGAATGTGAGGCACTGGTGTCACGTGTGATTTCGGATATCCTTGTAAATAAGGCGGATGTACAGACTACTTTGGACGCAGCGGCTGAAGAGATGAACAGCTATCTGATGGATAACCTGGAATAA
- a CDS encoding sensor histidine kinase, with protein sequence MRRFLSLRSKIFLYIFIFMAIPIIAITYIANKMSANSLLEQTRINDLQTIGCLQESTDTLLDSVESLGSIIASDQSVQEYLSASYSLSREQPDAYYSLDFGTLAAPYLNSADFLLGASLLNTDFAFVGEQKYNKNQLSWHFNRSLLSDCEKGRFIWTTPHMLIDAETSELSWAVSCVTPVFKDDTLLGYLTLYMDRSRLDRITKNLSDNVYIINDAELSSNTKAVLQECYIISDKTYSSSKFNPYTASFYYKSKINYNYLVNNSSIITSSNGQKVTVTSQKYPRMGWVYLIVSPFSNISQLVLTHLSQIFITCVACIVFALVSAYSISRIITGPIFSLNKTMEKVKNGNLDVRQENMPNDEIGMLGQTFNSLLDRISELMDNIREQQKNKRKLQLQLIQAQVKPHFLYNVLEMVNSFIRDHMEDHALDSIAHLANFYRTSLSDGHDIISIGKEVSMTENYLSLQQLRYIEFMEFSLDISDEIRSCQIPKLTLQPLVENAIYHGLKAKCEKGELKVSGYLKNERIYFEIYDSGAGMDSETITSIYNSLKEERMTTDFGITNIIKRLNIHFNNKAEIEIHSEPGRYSLFILSFPAVDL encoded by the coding sequence ATGAGACGATTCCTCTCCCTTCGTTCTAAAATTTTCTTGTATATTTTTATTTTCATGGCGATACCCATCATTGCCATCACTTATATTGCCAACAAAATGTCTGCTAATTCTCTGCTTGAACAGACAAGGATCAACGATCTGCAGACTATCGGCTGCCTACAGGAATCCACTGACACACTTCTTGACTCTGTTGAAAGCCTGGGCAGCATCATTGCCTCAGATCAATCCGTTCAGGAGTACCTTTCCGCTTCCTACAGTCTGTCACGTGAACAGCCTGATGCTTATTATTCCCTTGATTTCGGAACATTGGCTGCGCCCTATCTGAATTCAGCCGATTTTCTTCTGGGTGCCAGTCTCTTAAATACTGATTTTGCCTTTGTGGGAGAACAGAAATATAATAAAAACCAGTTATCCTGGCATTTTAACCGGTCTCTTCTCTCCGACTGTGAAAAAGGCCGTTTTATCTGGACAACCCCGCATATGCTCATTGATGCCGAAACCAGCGAGCTTTCCTGGGCAGTCTCCTGTGTTACGCCTGTGTTCAAAGATGATACGCTTCTTGGATACCTGACACTCTATATGGACAGGAGCCGCCTGGACAGGATCACCAAGAATCTTTCAGACAATGTATATATCATCAATGACGCTGAGCTGAGTTCAAATACAAAGGCTGTGCTGCAGGAGTGTTATATCATCTCCGATAAGACATATTCATCAAGCAAATTTAATCCTTACACAGCCAGCTTCTATTATAAGAGTAAGATCAACTATAATTATCTGGTAAATAACAGCAGTATTATCACATCCTCCAATGGACAGAAGGTCACTGTGACTTCCCAGAAATACCCGCGGATGGGGTGGGTTTACCTAATCGTTTCACCGTTTTCAAATATCAGCCAATTGGTGCTTACCCATCTGTCTCAGATTTTTATTACCTGCGTAGCCTGTATTGTTTTTGCCCTTGTGTCTGCGTATTCCATTTCCCGCATTATAACAGGGCCTATTTTTTCACTCAACAAGACCATGGAAAAAGTAAAAAACGGGAATCTGGATGTGCGGCAGGAAAATATGCCAAATGATGAAATCGGAATGCTGGGACAGACTTTCAATTCTCTGCTGGACCGTATCTCAGAGCTGATGGATAATATCAGGGAACAGCAGAAAAATAAGCGCAAGCTGCAGCTTCAACTCATTCAGGCACAGGTAAAGCCTCATTTTTTGTATAATGTGCTTGAAATGGTAAACAGCTTCATACGTGACCACATGGAAGATCACGCGCTTGATTCCATAGCGCATCTGGCTAACTTTTACAGAACCTCATTGAGCGACGGACATGATATCATCAGTATCGGCAAAGAAGTAAGTATGACTGAAAACTATTTAAGTCTTCAGCAGCTTCGCTACATAGAATTTATGGAATTTTCTTTAGATATATCTGATGAGATAAGGTCCTGCCAGATCCCTAAGCTCACCCTGCAGCCCTTGGTAGAGAACGCGATTTATCATGGATTAAAAGCAAAATGTGAAAAAGGAGAGCTGAAAGTATCCGGCTATCTAAAAAATGAAAGGATTTATTTTGAGATTTACGACAGCGGAGCCGGCATGGACAGTGAGACTATAACGTCCATCTATAACTCCCTGAAAGAAGAACGGATGACAACAGATTTTGGTATAACCAACATTATAAAGAGACTGAATATACACTTCAATAATAAGGCGGAAATTGAAATCCATAGTGAACCAGGCAGGTATTCCCTGTTTATCCTTTCATTTCCCGCTGTTGATCTATAA